A region from the Mycoplasmopsis bovigenitalium genome encodes:
- a CDS encoding ATP-binding protein produces MDSINETKDLDFLNLFASTEKERKKQIKKIISKSLELAKLMESLKITWDELLLYLPEFLDVKNYLDNPSSSVYKFSVERNQKNELVFNKTFNHKVSDFLNIQKYLWLSDFDEIDVNLRLNKTVVRNINSQREIENKLQLIKDNNSVGGLYISSGDSINNSKYAQSIAIDFAMNKMSSVYVKTSTLFAKLKNGFTDKNNRNPEIIKILKSADVLVLDGFGSENINKWFLFDILNDILTTRILSDKVTIFFSLLSIEKLFEYYNKNPNISQDGHKLSSLINIIKKHNSSHSI; encoded by the coding sequence ATGGACTCAATAAATGAAACAAAAGATTTAGACTTTTTAAATTTATTTGCTTCAACTGAGAAAGAACGCAAAAAGCAAATAAAAAAGATAATTTCGAAGTCGCTAGAATTAGCTAAGTTGATGGAGTCATTAAAAATTACCTGAGATGAGCTTTTATTATATTTACCCGAGTTTTTGGATGTTAAAAATTATTTGGACAATCCTAGCTCGTCGGTTTATAAATTTAGTGTTGAGCGCAACCAAAAAAATGAGCTAGTGTTCAATAAAACATTCAATCACAAGGTTTCTGATTTTTTAAACATACAAAAATATCTTTGATTGAGTGATTTTGATGAAATAGATGTCAACTTAAGATTAAATAAAACTGTTGTAAGAAACATTAACTCGCAAAGAGAGATTGAAAATAAACTTCAATTAATAAAAGATAATAATTCTGTTGGTGGTTTGTATATTTCAAGCGGAGATTCAATAAATAATTCAAAATATGCTCAATCAATCGCAATTGATTTTGCAATGAATAAAATGAGTTCTGTTTATGTTAAGACATCTACATTGTTTGCAAAATTAAAAAACGGATTTACAGATAAGAACAACAGAAATCCTGAAATAATTAAGATATTAAAAAGTGCAGATGTTTTAGTTCTTGATGGCTTTGGGTCTGAGAATATTAATAAATGATTCTTGTTTGATATATTAAATGACATTTTAACCACAAGAATACTATCAGATAAAGTAACAATATTTTTTTCATTATTATCTATTGAAAAATTATTCGAATATTACAACAAAAATCCTAACATAAGTCAGGATGGTCATAAATTATCATCATTGATAAACATAATAAAAAAACACAATAGTTCTCACTCAATATAA
- a CDS encoding DnaD domain protein, translating into MLKNLNYPFFTIETTSFIASEDLKNLRKFYAPILGSNAIVLYEYLRDLAISDDQGSGFHDYDSITYMLKMNINELNDARIKLEAVSLLETHIDDLNRKTLFALEKPLDKKGIRLNSILANKLMKIIGKQNYDRLIGIDQQKLFRRAGRLYEITASYEDVFDTEEDLSLVDFINKPNNNPVDTVELSLSTQEKIDLNTFEFPNIYEAILKTDSRVFFSQIQGQIATTKIVDLIKEARTAGFSDPCINLVFYYANEMSGKIDFRYVNKIIKDLIKKELFVFEPLEKYLDSLMKNSKNFVVTKKDLYKATYYNLLEKAESIENY; encoded by the coding sequence ATGTTAAAAAACTTAAATTATCCATTTTTTACAATTGAAACAACATCATTTATTGCAAGTGAAGATTTAAAAAACTTGCGTAAATTTTATGCGCCAATTTTGGGGTCAAACGCCATTGTTTTATATGAATATTTACGTGATCTTGCAATAAGCGATGATCAAGGTTCTGGATTTCACGATTATGACAGCATTACATATATGCTAAAAATGAATATTAATGAGTTAAATGACGCAAGAATAAAGCTTGAAGCTGTCTCATTATTAGAAACACACATTGATGATTTAAATCGTAAAACATTGTTTGCACTTGAGAAACCTCTTGATAAAAAAGGGATTAGATTAAATTCAATTTTAGCTAATAAATTAATGAAAATTATTGGCAAACAAAATTATGATCGTTTAATTGGTATTGATCAGCAAAAACTTTTCAGAAGAGCCGGTCGTTTATATGAAATAACTGCTTCTTATGAAGATGTTTTTGACACTGAGGAAGATTTATCATTGGTTGACTTCATTAATAAACCAAACAATAATCCTGTAGATACTGTTGAACTTTCTTTATCAACTCAAGAGAAGATTGATTTAAATACTTTTGAGTTCCCAAATATTTATGAAGCTATACTTAAAACTGATTCAAGAGTTTTCTTTAGTCAAATTCAAGGCCAAATTGCAACAACTAAAATAGTTGATCTTATTAAAGAAGCGCGTACAGCGGGTTTTTCTGACCCATGCATAAATTTAGTTTTTTACTATGCAAATGAGATGAGTGGAAAAATTGATTTTCGCTATGTAAATAAAATAATTAAAGATTTAATTAAAAAAGAATTATTTGTGTTTGAGCCTCTTGAAAAATATCTTGATTCATTAATGAAAAACAGTAAAAATTTTGTTGTAACCAAAAAAGACTTATACAAAGCGACTTATTATAATCTTTTAGAAAAAGCTGAAAGTATTGAAAACTATTAA
- a CDS encoding YigZ family protein gives MELEYFEEKKSKFYSICIKVENKEQVKNFAAKLWLEHKKARHICYGYVFYENQIQHAGCDDNGEPKHTAGKPIRDLLLKTKARNLAIFVVRYFGGIKLGAGGISRAYLKSAMIALKKFSGE, from the coding sequence ATGGAACTTGAATATTTTGAAGAGAAAAAATCAAAATTCTACAGTATTTGCATAAAAGTTGAAAATAAAGAACAAGTTAAAAATTTCGCTGCAAAATTGTGATTAGAACATAAAAAAGCTCGACACATTTGTTATGGTTATGTTTTTTATGAAAATCAAATCCAACACGCCGGTTGTGATGATAATGGCGAGCCTAAGCACACAGCGGGCAAACCAATAAGAGATTTGCTTTTGAAAACAAAAGCAAGGAATTTAGCAATATTTGTTGTTAGATATTTTGGCGGAATAAAACTTGGAGCTGGCGGAATTTCAAGGGCTTATTTAAAAAGCGCGATGATTGCTCTTAAAAAATTCAGTGGGGAATAA
- a CDS encoding dephospho-CoA kinase, producing MIAVIGKIGVGKTTFLKNLGIDNSKIFFADEFVAKNYLLGSKLCQKIREEIGDFLLDENGVSKTKIKQWIGQNIDNLERLEKIVYQEIFTTLKNGKYELAELPNLSNKYCDFLSLISVVLCLSNNPKKRQKNLVKRNVDKSTIMLIDAKNDPKSIKKSLFSLKPIVDIYINNCESLEQNQKILKLVKSIL from the coding sequence ATGATTGCAGTGATAGGAAAAATTGGGGTAGGCAAAACTACTTTTTTAAAAAATTTAGGTATTGATAATTCAAAAATATTTTTTGCTGATGAATTTGTGGCAAAAAATTATTTATTGGGTTCTAAATTATGTCAAAAAATTAGAGAAGAAATAGGCGATTTTTTGCTTGATGAAAACGGTGTTTCAAAAACAAAAATTAAACAGTGAATTGGCCAAAATATTGATAATTTAGAACGATTAGAAAAAATCGTTTATCAAGAAATTTTTACAACACTAAAAAATGGGAAATATGAGTTAGCTGAGCTACCTAATTTAAGCAATAAATATTGTGATTTTTTGTCTTTGATTTCTGTTGTTTTGTGCTTGTCAAATAACCCTAAAAAAAGGCAAAAAAATCTAGTTAAACGGAATGTGGATAAGTCAACAATCATGCTAATAGATGCAAAAAACGATCCAAAATCAATCAAAAAATCACTTTTTAGTTTAAAGCCGATTGTGGATATTTATATTAATAACTGCGAAAGTTTAGAACAAAATCAAAAAATTTTAAAATTAGTTAAATCAATTTTATAA